From one Streptomyces spiramyceticus genomic stretch:
- a CDS encoding NCS2 family permease — translation MSTSAPTPVATAPKPAPQGTSGPLDRFFKISERGSTVGREIRGGLATFFAMAYIIVLNPIILGSAKDMYGHQLDGGQLVTATVLTAAFSTLLMGVIGNVPIALAAGLGVNTVVALQLAPRMSWPDAMGMVVLAGFVVMLLVATGLRERVMSAVPLSLRKGIAIGIGLFIMLIGLVDSGFVSRIPDAAHTTVPLQLGGDGHLGGWPVLVFVLGVLLTLALIVRKVPGAILVSIVVMTVVALVINAVADIPAGGWGLTTPEWPGNPVASPDFGLVGQVSLFGGFEKVGLLTGVLFVFTVLLSCFFDAMGTILGVSDEAKLLDEKGSLPCVNKVLFVDGIAVAAGGGTSSSATTCFVESTAGVGEGARTGLANMVTGGLFAVGLFLTPLVTMVPSQAATPALLAVGFLILSGSVKDIDWSDHTLAIPAFLTMVMMPFTYSITNGIGIGFVSFCVLRLAAGRGREVPVAMYAVSAVFAFYYLMPALNLT, via the coding sequence ATGAGCACGTCGGCCCCCACCCCCGTGGCCACCGCCCCGAAGCCCGCCCCCCAGGGAACATCCGGACCACTGGACCGCTTCTTCAAGATCTCCGAGCGGGGCTCCACCGTCGGCCGTGAGATCCGCGGCGGTCTCGCCACTTTCTTCGCGATGGCCTACATCATCGTGCTGAACCCGATCATCCTGGGCAGCGCGAAGGACATGTACGGTCACCAGCTCGACGGCGGCCAGCTGGTCACCGCCACCGTGCTGACCGCGGCGTTCTCCACGCTGCTGATGGGCGTCATCGGCAATGTGCCGATCGCGCTGGCCGCCGGGCTCGGCGTCAACACCGTCGTCGCGCTCCAGCTCGCGCCCCGCATGAGCTGGCCCGACGCGATGGGCATGGTCGTCCTGGCCGGGTTCGTCGTGATGCTGCTCGTCGCGACCGGTCTGCGCGAGCGCGTGATGAGCGCGGTGCCGCTCAGCCTGCGCAAGGGCATCGCGATCGGCATCGGCCTCTTCATCATGCTGATCGGCCTGGTCGACTCCGGTTTCGTCTCCCGCATCCCGGACGCCGCGCACACCACCGTCCCGCTCCAGCTCGGCGGCGACGGCCACCTGGGCGGCTGGCCGGTCCTGGTCTTCGTACTCGGCGTACTGCTCACGCTCGCGCTGATCGTCCGCAAGGTGCCGGGCGCGATCCTCGTCTCGATCGTCGTGATGACGGTCGTCGCGCTGGTCATCAACGCGGTCGCGGACATCCCGGCCGGCGGGTGGGGGCTGACGACGCCCGAGTGGCCCGGCAACCCGGTGGCCTCGCCCGACTTCGGCCTGGTCGGCCAGGTCAGCCTGTTCGGCGGGTTCGAGAAGGTCGGCCTGCTGACCGGTGTCCTCTTCGTCTTCACCGTGCTGCTGTCCTGCTTCTTCGACGCGATGGGGACGATCCTCGGCGTCAGCGACGAGGCCAAGCTGCTGGACGAGAAGGGCAGCCTGCCCTGCGTCAACAAGGTCCTGTTCGTCGACGGCATCGCGGTCGCCGCGGGCGGCGGCACCTCCAGCTCCGCCACCACCTGCTTCGTCGAGTCCACCGCCGGTGTCGGCGAGGGCGCCCGTACGGGCCTCGCGAACATGGTCACCGGTGGCCTCTTCGCCGTCGGCCTCTTCCTGACCCCGCTGGTCACGATGGTGCCTTCGCAGGCCGCCACCCCGGCGCTGCTCGCGGTGGGCTTCCTGATCCTGTCGGGCTCGGTCAAGGACATCGACTGGAGCGACCACACGCTGGCGATCCCGGCGTTCCTGACGATGGTGATGATGCCGTTCACGTACTCGATCACGAATGGCATCGGCATCGGCTTCGTCAGCTTCTGTGTGCTGAGGCTGGCGGCCGGGCGGGGACGCGAGGTGCCGGTGGCGATGTACGCGGTGTCGGCGGTCTTCGCCTTCTACTACCTGATGCCGGCCCTGAATCTCACGTAA
- a CDS encoding DUF2530 domain-containing protein — MAKWTPKHEAPEPLEGPVVATIVGGTILWFVLFLVQLPFYGWFDDRGRAWWVWTCLAGAGLGLIGIWYVHGRDAAIKRAKAEAAAEAARSTPDSGSLDG, encoded by the coding sequence ATGGCGAAGTGGACCCCCAAGCACGAGGCACCCGAGCCCCTTGAGGGGCCCGTGGTCGCCACCATCGTCGGCGGCACGATCCTGTGGTTCGTCCTCTTCCTGGTGCAGCTCCCCTTCTACGGCTGGTTCGACGACCGCGGCCGGGCGTGGTGGGTATGGACCTGCCTGGCCGGCGCCGGACTCGGACTGATCGGCATTTGGTACGTGCACGGGCGCGACGCGGCGATCAAGCGCGCGAAGGCGGAGGCGGCGGCCGAGGCGGCCAGATCGACCCCTGATTCCGGGTCACTCGACGGGTAA
- a CDS encoding HAD-IC family P-type ATPase — protein sequence MTQRAEIDAGSELDPVHPMSLPQTARRAPGLSTSEVAERVARGEVNDVPVRSSRSATEIIRANVFTRFNAIIGVLWVIMLFVAPIQDGLFGFVIVANTGIGIVQELRAKKTLDGLAVIGEARPKVRRNGTSAEVSTSEIVLGDLVELGPGDKAVVDGEVVETDSLEVDESLLTGEADPVFKQPGDQVMSGSFVVAGGGAFTATKVGREAYATQLAEEASRFTLVHSELRNGINQILKFVTWLMVPTAIGLIISQLVVKDTDFRNSVARTAGGIVPMIPEGLVLLTSVAFAVGVIRLGRRQCLVQELPAIEGLARVDVVCLDKTGTLTEGGMDVTEVRLLNGSGADEAYVRTVLGALGESDPRPNASLLAIKEAYPDGASWHCTEALPFSSARKYSGASFSEGEGRSSSWLLGAPDVLLPHGDPYLDEIDLLNRQGLRVLLLTRICRDLDDPHITDGSSATALVVLEQRLRPDAADTLQYFADQNVATKVLSGDNAVSVGAVAAKLDMPGAAATVDARTLPADRAEMADAMDAGAVFGRVNPQQKREMVAALQSKGHTVAMTGDGVNDVLALKDADIGVAMGSGSEATRAVAQIVLLNNSFATLPSVVAEGRRVIGNITRVATLFLTKTVYSVLLAILVVCSQIEYPFLPRHLTLLSTLTIGVPAFFLALAPNKERAQPHFVRRVMRYSIPSGIIAASATFCTYLLARSHYTGPDALSAETSVATLTLFLVSLWVLAIIARPYTWWRVGLVAVMSLCFVLVLVVPWLQDFFALRLMGTMLPWTAVGVSAVAAAALELVWRWVGRRFPA from the coding sequence ATGACCCAGCGGGCAGAGATCGACGCGGGCTCCGAGCTCGATCCTGTACACCCCATGTCATTGCCGCAGACCGCCCGCAGAGCGCCCGGGCTCAGTACGTCCGAGGTCGCCGAGCGGGTGGCGCGCGGTGAGGTCAACGACGTACCGGTGCGCAGTTCGCGTTCCGCCACGGAGATCATCAGGGCCAACGTCTTCACCCGCTTCAATGCCATCATCGGCGTCCTCTGGGTGATCATGCTCTTCGTCGCGCCGATCCAGGACGGCCTCTTCGGCTTCGTGATCGTCGCCAACACCGGCATCGGAATCGTCCAGGAACTGCGCGCCAAGAAGACCCTCGACGGCCTCGCCGTCATCGGCGAGGCCAGACCGAAGGTCCGCCGCAACGGGACGTCCGCCGAGGTGTCCACCTCCGAGATCGTCCTCGGCGACCTGGTCGAGCTGGGTCCCGGCGACAAGGCCGTCGTCGACGGCGAGGTCGTCGAGACCGACAGCCTGGAGGTCGACGAGTCGCTCCTCACCGGCGAGGCCGACCCGGTGTTCAAACAGCCCGGCGACCAGGTCATGTCCGGCAGCTTCGTCGTCGCGGGCGGCGGCGCCTTCACCGCGACCAAGGTCGGCCGCGAGGCGTACGCCACACAGCTCGCCGAGGAGGCGTCGCGCTTCACGCTCGTCCACTCCGAGCTGCGCAACGGCATCAACCAGATCCTCAAGTTCGTGACGTGGCTGATGGTGCCGACGGCGATCGGCCTCATCATCAGCCAGCTGGTCGTCAAGGACACCGACTTCAGGAACTCGGTCGCGCGCACCGCCGGCGGCATCGTCCCGATGATCCCCGAGGGCCTGGTGCTGCTGACCTCGGTGGCTTTCGCGGTCGGCGTGATCCGGCTCGGCCGCAGGCAGTGCCTCGTGCAGGAGCTGCCCGCGATCGAGGGCCTCGCGCGGGTCGACGTGGTGTGCCTGGACAAGACGGGCACGCTCACCGAGGGCGGCATGGACGTCACCGAAGTGCGGCTGCTGAACGGCTCGGGAGCCGACGAGGCCTACGTACGGACCGTGCTCGGCGCACTGGGCGAGTCCGACCCCCGGCCCAACGCCAGCCTCCTGGCGATCAAGGAGGCCTACCCGGACGGCGCCTCCTGGCACTGCACCGAGGCGCTGCCCTTCTCCTCCGCCCGCAAGTACAGCGGCGCCAGCTTCAGCGAGGGCGAAGGCCGCAGCAGCAGCTGGCTGCTCGGCGCACCCGATGTGCTGCTGCCGCACGGTGATCCGTACCTCGACGAGATCGACCTGCTCAACCGGCAGGGCCTGCGCGTCCTGCTGCTCACCCGTATCTGCAGGGACCTGGACGACCCGCACATCACGGACGGCTCCAGCGCCACCGCCCTGGTCGTCCTCGAACAGCGGCTGCGTCCCGATGCCGCCGACACCCTCCAGTACTTCGCCGACCAGAACGTCGCCACGAAGGTCCTCTCCGGTGACAACGCGGTGTCGGTGGGCGCGGTGGCGGCCAAGCTCGACATGCCGGGCGCCGCTGCCACCGTCGACGCCCGCACCCTGCCCGCCGACCGGGCCGAGATGGCGGACGCGATGGACGCGGGCGCGGTCTTCGGGCGGGTCAACCCGCAGCAGAAGCGCGAAATGGTCGCGGCGCTCCAGTCGAAGGGCCATACGGTCGCGATGACGGGCGACGGCGTCAACGACGTACTCGCGCTCAAGGACGCGGACATCGGCGTCGCGATGGGCTCCGGGTCGGAGGCGACGCGGGCCGTGGCGCAGATCGTCCTGCTCAACAACAGCTTCGCGACGCTGCCGTCGGTGGTCGCCGAGGGCCGCCGGGTCATCGGCAACATCACCCGGGTCGCCACCCTCTTCCTCACGAAGACGGTGTACTCCGTGCTGCTGGCCATTCTGGTGGTCTGCTCACAGATCGAGTACCCGTTCCTGCCACGCCACTTGACGCTGCTGTCCACCCTGACGATCGGCGTCCCGGCGTTCTTCCTGGCGCTGGCGCCCAACAAGGAACGCGCCCAGCCGCACTTCGTACGCAGGGTGATGCGGTACTCGATCCCGAGCGGCATCATCGCCGCATCCGCGACCTTCTGTACGTACCTGCTGGCCCGGTCGCACTACACGGGCCCGGACGCCCTGTCCGCCGAGACGAGCGTGGCGACGCTCACGCTCTTCCTGGTGTCCCTCTGGGTCCTGGCGATCATCGCCCGCCCGTACACCTGGTGGCGCGTCGGCCTGGTGGCCGTGATGAGCCTCTGCTTCGTGCTCGTGCTCGTCGTCCCGTGGCTGCAGGACTTCTTCGCGCTGAGACTGATGGGCACGATGCTGCCGTGGACGGCGGTGGGGGTGTCGGCGGTGGCGGCGGCCGCCCTGGAGCTGGTGTGGCGCTGGGTCGGCCGCCGCTTCCCCGCGTAG
- a CDS encoding calcium-binding protein — protein MRIRTTVAAVSGALALSAFVVPAAQATYEPKPAPDRAAALAAQVPADEIDGDTRITKVVVNGGKALSLGTTAKKTITAEVTATDPEGIYEIHSFLWNGAGEDIDNAVGFFGPTSPTGTCTEVSATTSKCKYSIVIDPALMENKTAGTWKLWVSAIGADGDSHTDSVAGTTKILRASTLSANASPEPVVQGKPITVTGKLARANWDTDVYAGYTAQPVKLQFRKAGTSTYSTVKTVNTNSTGNLKTTVTAASDGYWRWAFAGTSTTAPVTATGDYVDVR, from the coding sequence ATGCGCATTCGTACCACTGTGGCTGCCGTTTCCGGCGCCCTGGCTCTTTCCGCCTTCGTCGTCCCGGCCGCCCAGGCCACCTACGAGCCGAAGCCGGCGCCCGACCGGGCTGCGGCCCTCGCCGCTCAGGTGCCGGCGGACGAAATCGACGGCGACACCCGGATCACGAAGGTGGTCGTCAACGGCGGCAAGGCGCTCTCGCTCGGCACCACGGCGAAGAAGACCATCACCGCCGAGGTCACCGCCACCGACCCCGAGGGCATCTACGAGATCCACTCGTTCCTGTGGAACGGCGCCGGCGAGGACATCGACAACGCCGTCGGCTTCTTCGGTCCGACCAGCCCGACCGGCACCTGCACCGAGGTCAGCGCGACGACGTCCAAGTGCAAGTACAGCATCGTGATTGACCCGGCGCTCATGGAGAACAAGACCGCCGGCACCTGGAAGCTGTGGGTCTCGGCCATCGGTGCCGACGGTGACTCCCACACCGACAGCGTCGCCGGTACGACGAAGATCCTGCGCGCTTCGACGCTGTCGGCCAACGCCTCTCCGGAGCCGGTCGTGCAGGGCAAGCCCATCACGGTCACGGGCAAGCTGGCCCGCGCCAACTGGGACACCGACGTCTACGCGGGCTACACCGCGCAGCCGGTGAAGCTCCAGTTCCGCAAGGCCGGCACCAGCACGTACAGCACCGTCAAGACGGTGAACACGAACAGCACCGGCAACCTGAAGACCACCGTCACAGCCGCCTCGGACGGCTACTGGCGCTGGGCCTTCGCCGGTACGTCGACGACCGCCCCGGTCACGGCCACCGGCGACTACGTCGACGTGCGCTAA
- a CDS encoding DUF5707 domain-containing protein → MRIRATVAAVSGALALSAFVVPAAQAEDTSKSGNLSAFAGQAPADEIVGDTQITNVVVNGGKDIVLGTTATKTFTVSVTATDPSGIADAYVDLWHGASVDDPDGLFLSNEFLNDEPVTCTASSATTSTCKLTFTVDPQIDLYKNSLAGTWKVTAAAAGKDGDYMWKDAYKTHRVQRFSKLTVNASPEPVVKGKTITVTGKLSRANWETSTYAGYSAQPVKLQFRKAGTSTYTTVKTVNTNSTGNLSTTVTAASDGYWRYSFAGTSTTPAVSAAGDYVDVQ, encoded by the coding sequence ATGCGCATACGTGCCACTGTGGCTGCCGTTTCCGGCGCCCTGGCTCTTTCCGCCTTCGTCGTCCCGGCCGCCCAGGCCGAGGACACCTCGAAGTCGGGCAACCTGTCGGCCTTCGCCGGTCAGGCACCCGCTGACGAGATCGTCGGCGACACCCAGATCACCAATGTCGTCGTCAACGGTGGCAAGGACATCGTTCTCGGCACCACGGCCACCAAGACCTTCACCGTCTCGGTGACCGCGACGGACCCGTCCGGTATCGCGGACGCGTACGTCGACCTCTGGCACGGCGCTTCGGTCGACGACCCGGACGGCTTGTTCCTCTCGAACGAGTTCTTGAACGACGAGCCGGTCACTTGCACGGCGTCCAGCGCCACGACGTCGACCTGCAAGCTGACCTTCACGGTCGACCCGCAGATCGACCTGTACAAGAACTCGCTCGCCGGCACGTGGAAGGTCACGGCCGCGGCTGCCGGCAAGGACGGCGACTACATGTGGAAGGACGCGTACAAGACGCACCGCGTCCAGCGCTTCTCGAAGCTGACGGTCAACGCTTCTCCCGAGCCGGTCGTCAAGGGCAAGACCATCACGGTCACGGGCAAGCTGTCCCGTGCCAACTGGGAGACCTCCACCTACGCGGGCTACTCCGCCCAGCCGGTGAAGCTCCAGTTCCGCAAGGCCGGCACCAGCACGTACACCACCGTCAAGACGGTGAACACGAACAGCACCGGCAACCTGTCGACCACCGTCACGGCGGCGTCCGACGGTTACTGGCGCTACTCGTTCGCGGGTACGTCGACCACCCCCGCGGTCTCCGCGGCCGGTGACTACGTCGACGTCCAGTAA
- a CDS encoding sacsin N-terminal ATP-binding-like domain-containing protein, whose amino-acid sequence MSVRATDEADPFGTARLRRGVLDAWTASSARFREDANAEEDLALGGYRDRLVVELAQNAADAAARAGVTGRLRLTLHAATADAPAVLAAANTGAPLDAAGVESLSTLRASAKREDTDSAVGRFGVGFAAVLAVSDEPAVLGRHGGVRWSLAEARGLAEHAAQGAQSGGLADELRRRDGHVPLLRLPLPAEGTAPNGYDTVVVLPLRDGGAVDLVQHLLDGIDDALLLTLPGLTEVVVETPDAARILTRTVHEDYVHIDDTARGTTRWRTVTHTGNLKPALLADRPVEERLRPHWAVTWAVPVDLEGAPQQPRTAPVVHAPTPTDEPLGVPALLIASLPLDTTRRHPAPGPLTDFLVQRAADAYAELLGDWEPVSTATVDLVPGPLGKSELDGALRRAITDRLPRVAFLAPAAPSEELTALRPFEAEVVEGAGADTVRVMAEVLPTLLPAGLERRAELRTLGVGRLPLGDAIERLAGAERDPAWWHRLYESLAGVDPDRLSGLPVPLASGRTAIGPRQVLLPLAEDGGDPAQLARLGLKVAHPDAAHPLLEKLGALPATPRAVLTTPQVRLAVAASMDDGGMWDEDAPDAEELAETVLALVRDAELSPGDEPWLGALALPDEDGELSPAGELVLPHSPFAHIMRQDELALCDADLAARWGEQPLTACGVLANFALVRTTDVVLDPDELEPREGDFAEPDDVGLLDAVDVWCEDILDQLPETPVPPVATEIVAVRDLDLVDDDAWPQALALLAQPPLRDALTQPVRVLLPDGTTQSVRPYTAWWLRDHPVLDGRRPAGLRSAGGDPLLDGLYASVDATGFEDEQVLRALGVRTSVAALLDEPGGAAELLGRLADPDRTVSARQLHGLYGALAFLDPDQVTLPDELRAVVDGEVRVVDAADAVIADAPDLLPLTTGLPLLPVAPSRAGFLAELFQVRRLSESAEAAVTSEGVEREVPEAVRVLLGAETPDTYIEHEELLAGGVELDWRRTPDGVVHAATLEGVAAGLAWSAGQWPRRFEVAALIEDPSRTEELARDRWFD is encoded by the coding sequence GTGAGCGTCAGGGCGACCGACGAGGCCGATCCGTTCGGGACGGCGCGGCTGCGACGTGGGGTGCTCGACGCGTGGACCGCGAGCTCCGCCCGCTTCCGCGAGGACGCCAACGCCGAGGAGGACCTCGCTCTCGGCGGCTACCGCGACCGCCTCGTCGTAGAGCTGGCGCAGAACGCCGCCGACGCCGCCGCCCGCGCCGGAGTGACCGGCCGGCTCCGGCTCACCCTGCACGCGGCCACCGCCGACGCCCCCGCCGTCCTCGCCGCGGCCAACACCGGCGCCCCCCTCGACGCCGCCGGCGTCGAATCGCTCAGCACCCTGCGCGCCTCCGCCAAGCGCGAGGACACGGACAGCGCCGTCGGCCGCTTCGGCGTCGGGTTCGCCGCCGTGCTGGCGGTCAGCGACGAGCCCGCCGTCCTCGGCCGGCACGGCGGCGTCCGCTGGTCCCTGGCCGAAGCCCGGGGCCTGGCGGAGCACGCCGCCCAGGGCGCGCAGAGCGGTGGGCTCGCCGACGAGCTGCGCCGCCGCGACGGGCACGTACCCCTGCTCCGGCTGCCGCTGCCCGCAGAGGGCACCGCGCCCAACGGGTACGACACCGTCGTCGTCCTCCCGCTGCGCGACGGCGGCGCCGTCGACCTCGTCCAGCATCTCCTCGACGGCATCGACGACGCCCTGCTGCTGACCCTGCCGGGGCTGACCGAGGTCGTCGTCGAAACGCCCGACGCCGCAAGGATCTTGACCCGGACCGTGCACGAGGACTACGTGCACATCGACGACACCGCCCGCGGCACCACCCGCTGGCGCACCGTCACCCACACCGGCAACCTCAAGCCCGCCCTCCTCGCCGACCGCCCCGTCGAGGAGCGCCTGCGCCCCCACTGGGCGGTCACCTGGGCCGTCCCCGTGGACCTGGAAGGCGCACCGCAGCAGCCCCGCACGGCTCCCGTCGTACACGCGCCCACGCCGACCGACGAACCCCTCGGCGTCCCCGCCCTGTTGATCGCGTCGCTGCCGCTGGACACCACCCGCCGCCACCCGGCGCCAGGCCCGCTGACCGACTTCCTCGTGCAGCGCGCGGCCGATGCGTACGCCGAACTGCTCGGCGACTGGGAGCCCGTTTCCACCGCCACCGTCGACCTCGTCCCCGGCCCGCTCGGCAAGAGCGAGCTGGACGGGGCGCTGCGCCGGGCGATCACCGACCGGCTGCCGCGCGTCGCGTTCCTCGCCCCGGCCGCGCCGTCCGAGGAACTCACCGCCCTGCGCCCGTTCGAGGCGGAGGTCGTGGAGGGTGCGGGCGCGGACACGGTGCGTGTCATGGCCGAGGTCCTGCCGACGCTGCTGCCCGCAGGGCTGGAGCGCCGCGCCGAGCTGCGCACCCTCGGCGTGGGCCGGCTGCCGCTGGGCGACGCCATCGAGCGCCTCGCGGGCGCCGAGCGCGACCCCGCCTGGTGGCACCGGCTGTACGAGTCGCTGGCCGGCGTGGACCCGGACCGCCTCTCCGGGCTGCCGGTGCCGCTCGCCAGTGGTCGTACGGCGATCGGCCCCCGGCAGGTGCTGCTGCCGCTCGCGGAGGACGGCGGTGACCCGGCGCAGCTCGCCCGCCTCGGCCTGAAGGTGGCCCACCCCGACGCCGCCCACCCCCTCCTCGAAAAGCTCGGCGCACTGCCCGCCACCCCGCGCGCCGTGCTGACCACCCCGCAGGTGCGGCTCGCGGTCGCCGCCTCGATGGACGACGGCGGGATGTGGGACGAGGACGCGCCCGACGCCGAGGAGCTGGCGGAAACGGTTCTGGCGCTCGTACGGGACGCCGAGCTTTCGCCGGGCGACGAGCCCTGGCTGGGCGCGCTCGCCCTTCCCGACGAGGACGGCGAGCTCTCGCCCGCCGGTGAACTCGTCCTGCCCCACAGCCCGTTCGCGCACATCATGCGCCAGGACGAGCTCGCGCTGTGCGACGCGGATCTTGCCGCCCGCTGGGGCGAGCAGCCGCTCACCGCCTGCGGTGTCCTGGCCAACTTCGCGCTCGTACGGACGACGGACGTCGTACTCGACCCCGACGAACTGGAGCCGCGCGAGGGTGACTTCGCCGAGCCCGACGACGTCGGCCTGCTGGACGCCGTGGACGTGTGGTGCGAGGACATCCTCGACCAGCTGCCGGAAACGCCCGTGCCGCCGGTCGCCACCGAGATCGTCGCCGTACGCGACCTGGACCTGGTGGACGACGACGCCTGGCCGCAGGCCCTCGCGCTGCTCGCCCAGCCCCCGCTGCGGGACGCGCTGACCCAGCCCGTGCGCGTACTGCTGCCGGACGGCACGACGCAGTCCGTACGCCCGTACACCGCATGGTGGCTGCGCGACCACCCCGTCCTCGACGGGCGCCGCCCCGCGGGCCTCAGGTCGGCGGGCGGCGATCCGCTGCTCGACGGGCTGTACGCGTCCGTGGACGCGACCGGCTTCGAGGACGAGCAGGTCCTGCGGGCCCTGGGCGTACGGACCTCCGTGGCCGCACTCCTCGACGAGCCGGGCGGCGCGGCCGAGCTCCTGGGCCGCCTCGCGGACCCCGACCGCACGGTCAGTGCACGTCAACTGCACGGCCTGTACGGCGCTTTGGCGTTCCTCGACCCCGACCAGGTGACCCTCCCCGACGAGCTGCGCGCGGTCGTGGACGGCGAGGTACGGGTCGTCGACGCGGCGGACGCGGTGATCGCCGACGCCCCCGACCTGCTGCCGCTCACGACGGGCCTGCCGCTGCTACCGGTGGCCCCCTCCAGGGCCGGCTTCCTCGCGGAGCTCTTCCAGGTGCGCCGCCTGAGCGAGTCGGCCGAGGCGGCGGTGACGTCGGAGGGCGTGGAGCGGGAGGTTCCGGAAGCGGTACGGGTCCTGCTCGGCGCCGAAACCCCCGACACGTACATCGAACACGAAGAGCTCCTCGCGGGCGGCGTCGAACTCGACTGGCGCCGCACCCCCGACGGCGTGGTCCACGCGGCCACCCTGGAGGGCGTGGCGGCGGGTCTTGCCTGGTCGGCGGGCCAGTGGCCTCGTCGCTTCGAGGTGGCTGCGCTGATCGAAGACCCGTCGCGGACGGAAGAATTGGCTCGGGACCGCTGGTTCGACTGA
- a CDS encoding DUF3027 domain-containing protein, with the protein MSAATTRSRTPDRLCAEAVDLAREAAEEAAFPGVVGEHVSLFAEGDRVVTHLFECKEPGYRGWRWAVTVARASRAKLVTVDETVLLPGPDSLLAPEWVPWSERLRPGDMGPGDLLPTEADDLRLEPGYTGEDMPPPDSAVSEEMAELVEAEDAEVTDGPPAALPLVPSRGSIAAVAEELGMRRARVLSRYGLHIAADRWDESYGAKTPMAQAAPATCVTCAFLVPLAGSLRQAFGVCANEFSPADGHVVSLAYGCGGHSEAAVMPKPLRPAPPVLDSMGTDAFPLRPDPEGGSVPTTTDEPTEELGHS; encoded by the coding sequence GTGAGTGCTGCGACGACGCGAAGCCGAACCCCTGACCGCCTGTGCGCCGAGGCGGTAGACCTTGCCCGCGAGGCGGCCGAGGAGGCCGCCTTCCCCGGGGTGGTCGGCGAGCATGTCTCCCTCTTCGCGGAGGGTGACCGGGTCGTCACGCACCTTTTCGAGTGCAAGGAACCCGGTTACCGGGGCTGGCGCTGGGCGGTGACGGTCGCCCGCGCGTCGCGGGCCAAGCTGGTCACGGTCGACGAGACGGTTCTGCTGCCGGGACCCGATTCACTGCTGGCACCCGAATGGGTGCCGTGGAGCGAGCGGTTGCGCCCCGGCGACATGGGGCCGGGCGACCTCCTTCCCACTGAGGCGGACGATCTGCGCCTGGAGCCCGGCTACACGGGCGAGGACATGCCGCCACCGGACTCCGCGGTCTCGGAGGAGATGGCCGAGCTCGTCGAGGCGGAGGACGCGGAAGTCACGGACGGCCCGCCGGCCGCGCTGCCGCTGGTGCCTTCGCGCGGTTCGATCGCGGCGGTCGCCGAAGAGCTGGGGATGCGGCGTGCGCGGGTCCTGTCGCGGTACGGGCTGCACATCGCGGCCGACCGCTGGGACGAGTCGTACGGCGCGAAGACCCCCATGGCGCAGGCTGCGCCGGCCACGTGCGTGACGTGCGCGTTCCTGGTGCCGTTGGCGGGGTCGCTGCGGCAGGCGTTCGGTGTGTGCGCGAACGAATTCTCGCCCGCGGACGGGCATGTGGTGTCCCTGGCGTACGGCTGCGGGGGCCACTCCGAGGCCGCGGTCATGCCGAAGCCGCTGCGGCCGGCGCCGCCGGTGCTGGATTCGATGGGGACGGACGCGTTTCCGCTGAGGCCGGATCCGGAGGGCGGATCAGTGCCGACGACGACGGACGAGCCGACGGAGGAGCTCGGCCACTCCTGA